The sequence CAGCAACGTTCAGCTGGTTGTGGAGAAGGACGGCAAGAAGGTCGTCACCCGCGTCGGCTACCGCTTCGACGACGAGGGCAACAAGATCCGCGTTGCCAAGCGGACGGGTGAGGACATCTGATGGCTACCACTCCGCGTCTCAAGACGAAGTACCGCGAGGACATCACGGGCAAGCTGCGTGAGGAGTTCTCCTACGAGAACGTCATGCAGATCCCCGGCCTCGTGAAGATCGTGGTCAACATGGGTGTGGGCGACGCCGCCCGCGACTCCAAGCTGATCGACGGCGCCATCCGCGACCTGACGACGATCACCGGTCAGAAGCCGGCCGTCACGAAGGCCCGCAAGTCCATCGCGCAGTTCAAGCTGCGCGAGGGTCAGCCGATCGGCTGCCACGTCACCCTCCGTGGTGACCGCATGTGGGAGTTCCTGGACCGTACGCTGTCGCTCGCGCTGCCGCGTATCCGTGACTTCCGTGGTCTGTCGCCGAAGCAGTTCGACGGCCGTGGTAACTACACCTTCGGTCTCACGGAGCAGGTCATGTTCCACGAGATCGACCAGGACAAGATCGACCGTACCCGGGGTATGGACATCACCGTGGTCACCACGGCGACCAACGACGACGAGGGCCGTGCCCTCCTTCGTCACCTCGGCTTCCCCTTCAAGGAGGCGTAAGCGAGATGGCGAAGAAGGCTCTCATCGCGAAGGCTGCCCGCAAGCCCAAGTTCGGTGTGCGTGCGTACACCCGCTGCCAGCGCTGCGGTCGCCCCCACTCCGTGTACCGCAAGTTCGGCCTGTGCCGCGTGTGCCTTCGTGAGATGGCTCACCGTGGCGAGCTGCCGGGCGTGACCAAGAGCTCCTGGTAATTCCCTTCCGTCCGTAAGGACTTGGGAAGTACCAGAGACTCTCGGTAAGCATCTGGTCGGTGGGTGCCCAGCACCGCATGCCGTAGGCTTGTGGGGTTGGGCGTCCACCGCCCTGTCGACTTACTACGCCGTAGGTCCCCGCACCGCACCCGTCCCGCCACTGAGTGGGGAGAGGGATGGCGCATACAGGAAACCCCGGCGAGAGAGGCCGAA comes from Streptomyces virginiae and encodes:
- the rplE gene encoding 50S ribosomal protein L5, which translates into the protein MATTPRLKTKYREDITGKLREEFSYENVMQIPGLVKIVVNMGVGDAARDSKLIDGAIRDLTTITGQKPAVTKARKSIAQFKLREGQPIGCHVTLRGDRMWEFLDRTLSLALPRIRDFRGLSPKQFDGRGNYTFGLTEQVMFHEIDQDKIDRTRGMDITVVTTATNDDEGRALLRHLGFPFKEA
- a CDS encoding type Z 30S ribosomal protein S14, producing the protein MAKKALIAKAARKPKFGVRAYTRCQRCGRPHSVYRKFGLCRVCLREMAHRGELPGVTKSSW